A stretch of DNA from Maridesulfovibrio sp.:
AGGAGTTCCGCGATGGCCTGTTCGTCCCATGTCTCGCCGGAACCTAGTCCCATGGTCATAAGTTCCGGCCTGCCGCCTTTCACCTCGGAGGCCAGCCCGGCAGGGCAGGCCATGGTGGCGTATCCCGCTCCGGCCCGCATGGCGGACAACCCGGCAAGGTGTAAGGCTCCGGTAAGCCCCTTGGAGGCCCCAATGAGCAGCACGTGACCGGATGTGCCTTTATGCATGGCCGGAGTCGGCCGGGGAATATTTTCCAGAACTTCGTTGCGAATCAGAAAGTTGGCCGGAGAGTGTTTTGCCTTGACCTCGGCCGGGATTCCGATGGGGGCAACAATAAGCCTGCCCGTATAGTCCGCCGCTTCGGGCAGGATCAATCCCACCTTGGCATTCTCGAAAGTTACGGTAGCATGTGCCTTGACGGCTATGGGCTGCGGCCTGCCGGTCAATCCGTTCAACCCGGACGGGACATCCACGGAAAATATGAAACTCCGCCCGCTTGCTCCGGCCTTGTTGATTTCGGATACTATGTCCATGGCAAACTGCCTGAGTTCCCCCTGAAAGCCGGTCCCCAGCAATCCGTCTATGATGATGTCCGAATCCGGCAGGGTAACAGTGCTTGTCTGCCTGAAAAATTTCATCGCCACGCCCATCCGGGAGGCGATTTTCATGTGGTAGGCGGCATCTCCCTTGTAACCGTTTTTGGGCGCAGTATGCAGTATGAGAACTTCAGCCCCCATATCGGCCAGCAGGCGCCCCATGACGAAGCCGTCACCGCCGTTGTTGCCTGAGCCGGAAATTATCAGAATGCTTTTGCCGGCGACCTCCCCGTATTCGTCAAGAAGTGTGAAAACAGCTTCTCTTCCGGCGTTCTCCATAAGAATTTCGCCCCGGATGCCTATTTCATTGATTGTGACACTGTCCCAACCGGCCATTTCAAAAGGTGTTGGAAGGGGAGAGAACATGGTGACCTCCTTTTATACGGGAATTTTCAGCTTTATTTGTGAGGCAAAGTCCTGCTTGAAAGGTTTCCGGCGGAATCGGCAGTTCCGAATCAATCTTCTGGCCGGGGCGGTGTTATTTTTCCAGCACCACTACTGCAACGGCGCTGTCCCGTCCGTGAGTGAGGGAGATGTGGATTCCCTTGATTCCGAGTTCCTGGCTGCGTTCAAGAGCGTTACCGGAAAAGACAAGCTGCGGAGCGCCGGATTCCAGATTTGTCACTTCGATGCACTGGAAGGTGATCCCTTCGGCAAATCCGGTTCCAAGAGCTTTGACCGCAGCCTCTTTGGCCGCGAACCTTGCAGCTACATACGGAACCGGATTTTTGGCCGGAAGCATTTTCAGTTCCCCGGCTGTAAGGATTTTCTCCGCAAAACGTTCGCCGTATTTATCAAGTGAACTTTTTATGCGGTCCAGTTCGGTGATATCAATGCCCAGGCCGACTATCATGCTAATCGGCGAAGGTCCGGACCAGTTCCACCATATCGCGAACCGCACGGTCAAGCCCGACCATGATGGCTCTGGCCATTATGGAATGCCCGATTGAGTATTCGCAGATGCCGGGTACATCGGCAAAGTCAAGTATATTAAGGTAGTTCAGCCCGTGGCCGA
This window harbors:
- a CDS encoding NAD(P)H-hydrate dehydratase, which encodes MFSPLPTPFEMAGWDSVTINEIGIRGEILMENAGREAVFTLLDEYGEVAGKSILIISGSGNNGGDGFVMGRLLADMGAEVLILHTAPKNGYKGDAAYHMKIASRMGVAMKFFRQTSTVTLPDSDIIIDGLLGTGFQGELRQFAMDIVSEINKAGASGRSFIFSVDVPSGLNGLTGRPQPIAVKAHATVTFENAKVGLILPEAADYTGRLIVAPIGIPAEVKAKHSPANFLIRNEVLENIPRPTPAMHKGTSGHVLLIGASKGLTGALHLAGLSAMRAGAGYATMACPAGLASEVKGGRPELMTMGLGSGETWDEQAIAELLPILNRYESVVIGPGLGRDEGAHRLIAELLDADLPPSVFDADALYVLARDSHLMQKIPRNSIFTPHPGEMGRLVKKTISEVEENRLETARKYAVSKQVYLVLKGAGTVIGCPDGRTLISPLAAPNLAAAGSGDILAGITGALLARSLSPMQSACIGVYWHGLAGLYLNEEFPYRGNIATEIADMLPVVLKEELC
- a CDS encoding holo-[acyl-carrier-protein] synthase, which codes for MIVGLGIDITELDRIKSSLDKYGERFAEKILTAGELKMLPAKNPVPYVAARFAAKEAAVKALGTGFAEGITFQCIEVTNLESGAPQLVFSGNALERSQELGIKGIHISLTHGRDSAVAVVVLEK